The Geotoga petraea genome has a segment encoding these proteins:
- a CDS encoding SNF2-related protein: protein MKYYYNEFAQNWWSKKWLDSIENIEKFKNRLPRGRTYARKGNVVDIFPKNGKIFSYVQGSVDIPYEQRINLKEFTDKEKNQIKTILKSRYDFLSSLIAGDFPQEFYDMLKSLKIDLFPEQWEDIDATCSCPDWANPCKHIASVFYIIARELDKDPLILFEMHGIDREEIIEREKEDIFLDIFKDLSTEDEEPELLESQKSMLDYIEFLNNNYQFTKKDIKKFLYKIYDNNAHKIEQLNTDENKKIKLTKDIKIDLDLKSMNLYLIFDNEKKIFEGFLEDVIDGNLTENVKDSKMGIFLKNMISYAMFIIYNSYYIPYPIKIDKEHFSMLFLPYFANDSISKFFGYLLNIFPEEINETSLSKILIMISKVIKYNLKSTDIENDLDDNILKSFITDTIIDEMKFYDKHHYKNIKNYFEPILSLNIPIRMLLSIKIVRREKYSLEIDVFDKRDPFSIEELRHYLGKDSNYKNMILRKVSFISKYVPIINEYLMTKKKRFEIYSFDLANILIDSKNMLKQLGVEIDIPSELDYIKTPEPFIFLDLEKKSYTYLEVKENLKFEIQIKIDDITISVDEYLNYFSEKSNGIFEFEGRFVINDFEFLNEIKNIKKRFEKIDRVNFLKFLFNSYFERIQIILSDKMLEFKKYFLEKLDVALPEKINVNLRKYQVNGYKWIYNNLIKGFNICLADDMGLGKTVQILTIIQKFKEEKKLKKPSLVVCPTSVIVNWKREANKFTPDLDVEIYHGSKRELEEIIDKDLIITSYGIIRHDINQMKNYFFDFVILDEAQNIKNPETSQSKSVKQLKANYKAALTGTPIENKVLELWSIYDFLMPGYLGDKNLFKKDFIEKIEKFGSKSKIKSLKNMINPFLLRRMKNDTNVIKDLPDKVVIDEYTYLSKEQEKLYQKELDYSLNGIKNKKGVSRSGNIFRLITKLKQICNHPLNYNNDFEYNVKISGKSEKTVELIENIIEIEEKALIFTQYVQMGKILKKMLEDKFNKKILFFHGGLNSKQREDLIDKFNNDEDIPVMIVSLKAGGTGLNLTAANHVIHYDLWWNPAVENQATDRVYRIGQDKKVFVHRLITTNTFEERINEIINEKKELSNELVQKGEKWITEMNDSELKKMFSLRDRY, encoded by the coding sequence ATGAAATACTACTATAATGAGTTTGCGCAGAACTGGTGGAGCAAAAAATGGCTCGATTCTATAGAAAATATTGAGAAGTTTAAAAATAGATTACCAAGAGGAAGAACTTATGCCAGAAAAGGTAATGTTGTAGATATTTTCCCTAAAAATGGAAAAATATTTTCATACGTACAGGGATCTGTTGATATCCCCTATGAACAAAGAATAAATTTAAAAGAGTTTACCGATAAAGAAAAAAATCAGATAAAAACTATTCTAAAGAGCAGATACGATTTTTTATCCTCTTTAATAGCTGGAGATTTCCCTCAAGAATTTTATGACATGTTGAAATCGCTTAAAATAGATCTTTTTCCAGAGCAATGGGAAGATATAGACGCTACCTGTAGCTGTCCAGATTGGGCTAATCCCTGCAAGCACATAGCCAGTGTTTTCTACATAATTGCAAGAGAATTAGACAAAGATCCATTAATTCTTTTTGAAATGCACGGTATAGACAGAGAAGAAATCATAGAAAGAGAAAAAGAAGACATTTTTTTGGATATTTTCAAAGATTTGTCAACAGAAGATGAAGAACCAGAACTATTAGAATCTCAAAAATCCATGTTGGATTATATAGAATTTTTAAACAACAACTATCAGTTCACAAAAAAAGATATTAAAAAATTTCTTTACAAAATTTATGACAACAACGCCCACAAAATCGAGCAGTTAAACACGGATGAAAATAAAAAAATTAAATTAACAAAAGATATTAAAATAGATTTAGACCTGAAATCGATGAATTTATATTTGATTTTCGATAATGAAAAAAAAATATTTGAAGGTTTTTTGGAAGACGTAATAGATGGAAACCTTACAGAAAATGTAAAAGATTCTAAAATGGGAATTTTTTTGAAAAACATGATATCCTATGCCATGTTTATAATTTATAATTCTTATTACATACCTTATCCAATAAAAATTGACAAAGAGCATTTTTCGATGCTTTTTTTACCTTATTTTGCAAACGACAGTATATCTAAATTTTTTGGATATTTGTTAAATATCTTTCCAGAAGAAATTAATGAAACTTCACTATCTAAAATACTTATAATGATTTCAAAAGTTATAAAATACAATTTAAAAAGCACGGATATAGAAAATGATTTGGACGATAATATTCTAAAATCATTTATAACTGACACTATAATAGATGAGATGAAATTTTACGATAAACATCATTATAAAAACATTAAAAATTATTTTGAGCCAATTCTTTCCTTAAATATTCCCATAAGAATGCTACTATCTATAAAAATAGTCCGAAGAGAAAAATATTCACTGGAAATAGATGTTTTCGATAAAAGAGACCCTTTTTCCATTGAAGAATTGAGACACTATTTGGGAAAAGATTCAAACTACAAAAATATGATACTTAGAAAAGTTTCTTTTATTTCGAAATATGTTCCAATTATAAACGAGTATTTAATGACCAAGAAAAAAAGGTTTGAAATATATTCTTTTGACCTCGCAAATATACTCATAGATTCAAAAAACATGCTTAAACAACTTGGAGTAGAAATAGATATTCCAAGTGAACTTGATTATATAAAAACACCTGAGCCGTTTATTTTTCTTGATTTAGAAAAAAAATCCTATACTTACTTGGAAGTTAAAGAAAATTTGAAATTTGAAATTCAGATAAAAATAGATGACATAACAATAAGTGTCGATGAATATTTAAACTATTTTTCAGAAAAAAGCAATGGAATATTTGAGTTTGAAGGAAGATTTGTTATTAACGATTTTGAGTTTTTGAATGAAATAAAAAATATAAAAAAACGATTTGAAAAAATAGATAGAGTCAACTTTTTAAAATTCCTTTTTAACTCATATTTTGAAAGAATACAAATTATTCTTTCAGATAAAATGTTGGAATTTAAAAAATATTTTTTGGAAAAATTAGATGTAGCCCTTCCAGAAAAAATAAATGTAAATCTGAGAAAGTATCAAGTAAATGGTTATAAATGGATATACAACAACTTAATAAAGGGGTTCAACATCTGTCTTGCAGACGACATGGGGCTTGGAAAAACAGTACAAATTCTAACAATAATTCAAAAATTCAAAGAAGAAAAAAAATTGAAAAAACCTTCTTTAGTTGTTTGTCCAACTTCGGTAATAGTAAACTGGAAAAGAGAGGCAAACAAATTCACTCCAGATTTGGACGTTGAAATTTACCATGGTTCAAAAAGAGAATTGGAAGAGATCATAGATAAAGACTTAATAATCACGTCTTACGGAATTATTAGGCATGATATTAATCAAATGAAAAACTATTTTTTCGATTTTGTCATTTTGGATGAGGCACAGAATATAAAAAATCCAGAAACTTCTCAAAGTAAATCTGTAAAACAATTAAAAGCGAATTATAAGGCTGCTTTAACTGGTACTCCTATTGAAAACAAAGTTTTAGAATTATGGAGTATATACGATTTTTTAATGCCAGGATATCTTGGTGATAAAAACCTTTTTAAAAAAGATTTTATTGAAAAAATAGAAAAATTTGGAAGTAAATCAAAAATAAAATCTCTCAAAAATATGATCAATCCATTTTTGTTGAGACGTATGAAAAACGATACCAATGTTATCAAAGATCTTCCAGATAAAGTAGTTATAGACGAATACACTTATCTATCAAAAGAGCAGGAAAAACTTTATCAAAAAGAGTTGGACTACTCTTTGAATGGCATTAAAAATAAAAAAGGTGTGAGCAGATCTGGAAACATATTTAGACTCATAACAAAGTTAAAACAGATATGTAATCACCCGTTGAACTATAATAACGATTTTGAATACAACGTAAAAATATCTGGAAAATCGGAAAAAACTGTAGAATTAATAGAAAATATAATTGAAATTGAAGAAAAAGCACTTATTTTTACCCAATATGTTCAAATGGGTAAAATTCTAAAAAAGATGTTGGAAGATAAATTCAACAAAAAGATTCTATTCTTTCATGGGGGATTGAATTCAAAACAAAGAGAAGATTTAATAGACAAATTCAACAATGATGAAGATATACCAGTTATGATAGTTTCTTTAAAAGCAGGTGGAACCGGGTTGAATTTAACTGCTGCAAACCACGTTATACACTATGATTTGTGGTGGAATCCTGCTGTTGAAAACCAGGCTACTGACAGGGTGTATAGAATTGGACAGGATAAAAAAGTTTTTGTTCACAGATTAATAACAACAAATACTTTTGAAGAAAGGATAAACGAAATAATAAACGAAAAGAAAGAGTTATCCAATGAGTTAGTTCAAAAAGGTGAAAAATGGATAACAGAAATGAACGACAGCGAGTTGAAAAAAATGTTCTCTTTAAGAGATAGGTATTAA
- a CDS encoding methyl-accepting chemotaxis protein — translation MKIGNKISLTYIILFLLAFTVFFTIINNVVSDKIVNDSEEKLQIATQLKKNYFKSFFDNLNSDMILISERKGLIDDLNQMQYEFSNQMIRDDEVYLNYLRQIFIEENPYENRSKMVSTFDVEEISDINIFTTLAGYNKYHESLHPEFQRIIEERNYEDIKYISNKYDVVYSTMKKGDLGSNIKEENTNLYNFITELGTKPATVVHYSDFVNYKYSEEPVLFSGIKLTDQYSNSVGYLVYSVSSESINSIMLDTTGMNEYSKTYIVGSDNKLRSSFDDYNILELSINTEPVQNALNNESGKIVTQNHNQEKVISVYSPFDFSENIHWAFIAETNYEYVENQIGDIFKIIIITLISIMVVVIIVSLIFSSSLTKPLKLITEKIKNFSEGELKTDFDIKSKDEIGEISEELNLMKDKLTTVITSINSFSNDLMNYSSNLENHSDNNQKSMNNLSNNSKVITQKTEETSSSIEETTASLSTINESISEILEEIKRIDDMSSTLNSEATIGKNKIKNITKVINESLEQSSKTKDYSEDLNKDIYKIDEIINNIESITDQTNLLSLNASIEAARAGEAGKGFAVVASEIRKLAEQTSDLTSNISNITGGLKKLVKQVNDAVLKNDEKITNTKTNSKEISENFEKISSDIAVLKERTKIIKDKIDEESQMNDTMNQEMNNSSKAMDNIYRNISDMYDEINAQLEKTKETSTISSELKSLSDSLKEQLNFFKL, via the coding sequence ATGAAGATAGGAAACAAAATCTCTTTAACTTATATAATATTATTTTTACTTGCTTTTACGGTGTTTTTTACCATAATAAACAACGTAGTTTCAGACAAAATTGTTAATGATTCAGAAGAAAAATTGCAAATAGCAACACAGTTAAAAAAGAATTATTTCAAATCTTTTTTTGATAATCTCAATTCAGATATGATTTTAATTTCTGAAAGAAAAGGACTGATAGACGATTTAAACCAAATGCAATATGAATTTTCAAATCAGATGATCAGAGATGATGAAGTGTATTTGAATTATTTGAGGCAGATTTTTATAGAAGAAAATCCTTATGAAAACAGATCCAAAATGGTCAGTACATTCGATGTTGAAGAAATTTCAGATATAAATATTTTTACAACTTTAGCTGGATACAACAAGTATCACGAATCATTACACCCAGAATTTCAAAGAATAATTGAAGAAAGAAACTATGAAGACATAAAATATATTTCAAACAAATACGATGTGGTTTATTCTACGATGAAAAAAGGTGATCTTGGTTCTAATATAAAGGAAGAAAATACAAATTTATATAATTTTATTACCGAATTGGGAACTAAACCTGCGACTGTTGTTCATTATAGCGATTTTGTCAACTACAAATATTCAGAAGAACCTGTTCTTTTTTCTGGAATAAAGTTAACCGATCAATATTCAAACTCTGTGGGATATTTGGTTTACTCAGTTTCTTCTGAAAGTATAAACTCCATCATGCTGGATACTACAGGAATGAATGAATATTCAAAAACATACATAGTTGGAAGCGACAATAAACTTAGAAGCTCTTTTGATGATTACAATATTTTAGAATTATCCATAAATACAGAACCTGTTCAAAATGCTCTTAATAACGAATCTGGAAAAATCGTAACTCAAAACCATAACCAAGAGAAGGTTATATCTGTTTACTCTCCTTTTGATTTTTCTGAGAATATTCATTGGGCATTTATCGCAGAAACAAATTATGAATATGTTGAAAATCAAATTGGGGATATTTTCAAAATAATCATAATAACTCTTATTTCTATTATGGTGGTAGTAATCATTGTTAGTTTGATTTTTTCTTCAAGTTTAACTAAACCTTTGAAATTAATTACAGAGAAGATAAAAAACTTTTCAGAAGGTGAGCTTAAAACAGATTTTGATATAAAATCAAAAGATGAAATTGGAGAGATATCCGAGGAATTGAACTTGATGAAAGATAAACTAACAACAGTTATCACATCTATTAACAGCTTTTCTAATGATCTTATGAATTATTCATCAAATTTAGAAAATCATAGTGATAATAATCAAAAGAGTATGAACAATCTGAGCAACAATTCAAAAGTAATAACCCAAAAAACAGAGGAAACATCTTCATCTATAGAAGAAACAACAGCATCTCTTAGCACTATAAACGAAAGTATAAGTGAAATATTGGAAGAAATAAAAAGAATAGACGATATGTCATCAACATTAAATTCAGAAGCAACAATTGGAAAAAATAAAATAAAAAATATAACAAAAGTAATAAACGAATCGTTAGAACAAAGTTCTAAAACAAAAGATTATTCAGAAGATTTGAACAAGGACATTTATAAGATTGATGAGATAATAAACAACATAGAAAGTATCACTGACCAAACAAACCTTTTATCACTCAACGCATCTATAGAAGCAGCGAGGGCAGGAGAGGCTGGAAAGGGTTTTGCCGTTGTGGCATCTGAAATAAGAAAATTGGCAGAACAAACTTCCGATTTAACTTCCAACATATCCAACATAACTGGTGGATTAAAGAAATTGGTTAAACAGGTAAACGATGCTGTATTGAAAAATGATGAAAAAATAACCAACACAAAGACAAACTCAAAAGAAATTTCTGAGAATTTTGAAAAAATATCTTCAGATATAGCAGTTTTAAAAGAGAGAACAAAGATTATTAAAGACAAAATAGACGAAGAAAGCCAAATGAACGATACAATGAATCAAGAAATGAACAATTCTTCAAAAGCAATGGACAATATTTACAGAAACATATCAGATATGTACGATGAGATAAATGCACAACTTGAGAAGACTAAAGAAACTTCGACGATTTCTTCTGAATTGAAATCTCTATCAGATTCTTTGAAAGAACAGTTGAATTTTTTCAAATTATAA
- a CDS encoding potassium channel beta subunit family protein produces MQYNKLGKSGLKISEMSFGSWLTFGNQLDVQKVKDTMREAFNHGVNFFDNAEGYANGLSESLMGMVLKEYRRTDLIVSTKIFWGGNGPNDTGVSRKHLLEGTWNSLKRLQLDYVDLVYCHRPDPDTPIEETVYGMDYLIRNGLAMYWGTSEWEPEQIEEAYKIADKRNLIAPTMEQPQYNMFVREKVDKKFVPLFEKYGLGTTTWSPLASGLLTGKYNDGIPENSRLSRFSRIKKMMEEQGVFTEENIEKVRKLTKIAKDLDATMAQLALAWIIKNPNVSTVITGASSVEQVKENMKAAEIKDKLTDDVMDKIESILDNKPE; encoded by the coding sequence ATGCAATATAACAAATTGGGTAAATCTGGATTGAAGATAAGTGAGATGTCTTTTGGATCTTGGTTGACCTTTGGAAACCAGCTTGACGTACAAAAAGTAAAAGACACTATGAGAGAAGCTTTTAATCATGGAGTCAACTTTTTCGACAATGCAGAAGGCTATGCAAACGGTTTATCAGAATCCTTAATGGGAATGGTTTTAAAAGAATACAGAAGAACTGATTTAATAGTTTCTACCAAAATTTTCTGGGGTGGAAACGGCCCAAATGATACAGGAGTCTCAAGAAAACATCTATTAGAAGGAACATGGAACTCTTTAAAAAGATTACAACTTGATTACGTAGATTTAGTTTATTGCCATAGACCTGACCCAGACACTCCTATAGAAGAAACCGTATATGGTATGGATTATTTGATTAGAAATGGCCTTGCAATGTACTGGGGAACTTCTGAATGGGAACCAGAACAAATTGAAGAAGCTTATAAAATAGCAGATAAAAGAAATTTAATAGCCCCAACAATGGAACAGCCTCAATACAACATGTTTGTTAGAGAAAAAGTAGATAAAAAATTTGTTCCTCTTTTTGAAAAATATGGATTGGGAACGACAACATGGTCTCCGCTTGCAAGTGGTTTATTAACTGGAAAATATAATGATGGAATACCTGAAAATTCCAGATTATCAAGATTCTCAAGAATTAAAAAAATGATGGAAGAACAAGGTGTTTTTACTGAAGAAAATATCGAAAAAGTTAGAAAGTTGACAAAAATAGCAAAAGACCTTGATGCAACAATGGCACAATTAGCCTTAGCCTGGATAATCAAAAATCCAAATGTCAGTACAGTTATTACGGGCGCAAGCAGTGTCGAACAAGTAAAAGAAAACATGAAAGCAGCAGAGATAAAAGATAAATTAACCGATGACGTTATGGATAAAATTGAATCTATTTTAGATAATAAACCAGAATAA
- the alaS gene encoding alanine--tRNA ligase, translating to MEWMSSKDIREKFLSFFEKKDHKRIKSSPLIPNDPQLMFTVAGMVPFKPIFWGKMEPTHTRITTCQKCLRTNDIENVGRTARHQTFFEMLGNFSFGDYFKEEAIELAWEFLTKELKIPEEKLWVSVYNEDPEAYDIWKDKIKIPENKLIKMGKDDNWWGPPGPSGPCGPDTEIFYDTGVTKNCPDVENCTPECDCGRFVEIWNVVFTEFYSDEEGNLEPLSRKNIDTGAGLERLTAAIQGVYSNFDTDLFQKIIKEIEKSLNVKYGENEKNDISIRIIADHSRAISFILVEGVLPSNEGRGYVLRRIIRRAVRHGNLLGTNNKFMSNIIKRVIAEMSGFYPELKEKEDFILKIVDSEEERFFETLERGLQKLEEIMKKSVDKKISGEVAFELYDTYGFPFDITKEIAEEQGFSVDRALFDDLMEQQKNRARKATGSKEYGAQNQAYEKIASQIKSTIFTGYINNIEREKLVYIVKGNEVVETAFEGEEVELFFSKTPFYAEKGGQVADTGIIKNDDFKAEVYDVRVIKNDIISHKVKVLQGDVKVGEKLNLQIDVDRRNAIKRNHTATHLLHAALQKFVGNHIRQAGSYVEPTRLRFDFTHYEALSDDDITKIEKSVNEQIMKAIPVITEVKSLEEAKNMNVMALFEEKYGDEVRIVSVDDYSSELCGGTHASNTGEIGLFKITTETSVSAGVRRIEAVTGFSAFEYVKKLEETNNKIKEFLEASDKNLFEKLTNLAEKNKQLEKNLREMEQKMASSDLNDFLNKAIEVDGVKIVTGSFDGVENEVLRNASDNLLQKAGKSVVILFNKHDKVNFVVKVSKDATDKFHAGNIAKSIAKYLGGGGGGRPDFAQAGGKDPSKVNEVIQKIKEFI from the coding sequence ATGGAATGGATGTCCTCAAAAGATATTAGAGAAAAATTTCTCAGTTTTTTTGAAAAAAAAGATCACAAAAGAATAAAAAGCTCTCCATTAATTCCAAATGACCCACAACTGATGTTCACCGTTGCTGGGATGGTTCCTTTTAAACCAATTTTCTGGGGTAAGATGGAACCCACTCATACAAGAATAACAACTTGTCAAAAATGTTTGAGAACTAATGATATAGAAAATGTCGGTAGAACTGCGAGACACCAGACGTTTTTTGAAATGCTTGGCAATTTCTCTTTTGGAGATTATTTCAAAGAAGAAGCCATTGAATTGGCTTGGGAATTTTTGACAAAAGAACTAAAAATTCCAGAAGAAAAGCTATGGGTTTCTGTTTATAACGAAGATCCAGAAGCTTATGACATATGGAAAGATAAGATAAAAATTCCAGAAAATAAGTTAATTAAAATGGGAAAAGACGACAACTGGTGGGGACCCCCTGGCCCTTCTGGTCCTTGTGGCCCAGACACAGAAATATTTTATGATACTGGTGTAACGAAAAATTGTCCAGATGTTGAAAACTGCACTCCAGAATGTGATTGTGGGAGATTCGTTGAAATTTGGAATGTTGTTTTTACAGAATTTTATTCTGACGAAGAAGGAAATTTAGAGCCTCTTTCAAGAAAAAATATTGATACTGGTGCAGGTTTAGAAAGATTAACAGCTGCCATTCAAGGTGTATACAGTAATTTTGATACTGATCTTTTCCAAAAAATAATAAAAGAAATTGAAAAATCACTAAACGTCAAATATGGAGAAAACGAAAAGAATGATATATCAATAAGAATAATAGCAGACCATTCGAGAGCAATTTCTTTTATCCTTGTTGAAGGAGTACTTCCTTCTAACGAAGGAAGAGGATACGTTTTAAGACGTATCATAAGAAGAGCTGTTAGACATGGAAACTTGTTGGGAACTAACAATAAATTTATGAGCAACATTATTAAAAGAGTTATCGCTGAAATGTCGGGATTTTACCCAGAATTGAAAGAAAAAGAGGATTTTATCCTAAAAATAGTCGACTCTGAAGAAGAAAGATTTTTTGAAACCCTTGAAAGAGGACTTCAAAAGCTCGAAGAAATAATGAAAAAATCTGTAGATAAAAAAATTTCTGGTGAAGTAGCTTTTGAATTGTACGATACATACGGATTTCCTTTTGATATAACAAAAGAAATAGCAGAAGAGCAAGGCTTTTCTGTAGATCGGGCTTTGTTTGACGACCTTATGGAACAACAAAAAAACAGGGCGAGAAAAGCCACCGGTTCAAAAGAATACGGAGCGCAAAATCAAGCATATGAAAAAATAGCTTCACAAATAAAATCAACCATATTTACAGGATACATTAACAATATAGAAAGAGAAAAACTTGTGTATATTGTAAAAGGAAATGAAGTCGTTGAAACTGCCTTTGAAGGGGAAGAAGTCGAACTCTTCTTTTCTAAAACTCCTTTCTACGCTGAAAAAGGTGGGCAAGTAGCTGATACAGGAATCATAAAAAATGATGATTTCAAGGCTGAAGTTTACGATGTACGGGTAATTAAAAATGATATTATTTCACACAAAGTAAAAGTTTTACAAGGTGATGTAAAAGTAGGGGAAAAATTAAATCTTCAAATAGATGTTGACAGAAGAAACGCTATAAAGAGAAATCACACTGCCACACATTTATTGCACGCAGCTTTACAAAAGTTTGTTGGAAATCACATTAGACAAGCTGGTTCTTATGTTGAACCTACAAGGCTAAGATTTGACTTTACGCATTACGAAGCTTTATCTGATGACGATATCACAAAAATAGAAAAATCAGTAAACGAACAAATAATGAAAGCAATACCAGTTATTACAGAAGTAAAATCACTTGAAGAGGCTAAAAACATGAACGTTATGGCTCTTTTTGAAGAAAAATATGGAGACGAGGTAAGAATTGTTAGCGTTGATGACTATTCAAGTGAGCTTTGTGGGGGAACACATGCTTCTAATACTGGTGAAATTGGGCTTTTCAAAATCACAACTGAAACTTCTGTATCTGCTGGTGTAAGAAGAATTGAAGCCGTAACAGGTTTTTCAGCTTTTGAATACGTTAAAAAATTAGAAGAAACAAATAACAAAATAAAAGAGTTTTTAGAAGCTTCAGATAAAAATTTATTTGAGAAACTCACAAATTTAGCCGAAAAAAATAAACAACTCGAAAAAAATCTCAGGGAAATGGAACAAAAAATGGCTTCTTCAGATTTAAATGATTTTCTAAATAAAGCCATTGAAGTAGATGGAGTTAAAATAGTTACTGGTTCTTTTGATGGAGTTGAAAACGAAGTTTTGAGAAATGCTTCTGACAACTTACTTCAAAAGGCTGGAAAAAGCGTCGTTATCCTTTTTAACAAACACGATAAAGTAAATTTTGTAGTGAAAGTTTCAAAAGATGCAACAGACAAATTCCACGCTGGAAATATCGCAAAATCTATTGCAAAATACCTCGGTGGCGGTGGCGGTGGAAGGCCGGATTTCGCCCAAGCTGGGGGAAAAGATCCTTCAAAAGTAAACGAAGTTATTCAAAAAATAAAAGAATTCATATAA
- a CDS encoding type II secretion system protein, translating into MNKKWKEGFSLIEVIIVLGVIAVIASIAIPSVSGLIDQAKATKVVTNMRTLQTSIVQYSIYNDDLTDLSFQKLIDAGLLTAEIPDLDIAVSFNRITISYTQDSPDISKLKEIDTQILGDETTNPYIEFKVR; encoded by the coding sequence ATGAACAAAAAATGGAAAGAAGGTTTTTCACTAATAGAAGTGATAATCGTTCTTGGAGTTATTGCAGTGATTGCATCAATAGCAATTCCATCTGTTTCTGGTTTAATCGATCAGGCAAAAGCAACAAAAGTAGTGACAAATATGAGGACTTTACAGACGAGTATTGTACAATATTCTATTTATAACGACGACTTAACCGACTTAAGCTTTCAAAAATTAATAGACGCAGGGTTGCTGACAGCTGAAATTCCAGATTTAGATATAGCTGTAAGTTTTAATAGAATAACTATTTCTTACACACAAGATTCACCAGATATATCTAAATTAAAAGAAATAGATACACAAATATTGGGTGATGAAACAACTAATCCTTATATAGAGTTTAAAGTTAGATAA
- a CDS encoding phosphatidate cytidylyltransferase, which translates to MNLGINNKNLFFRVLSGVVLVPVVVFSFILYPTLIGLVTTIVMLASWEFIEISSLELKNKKIFKMMLTVVVGASALLYGFAIEAEYQGILPFEAEIVFYLAFFFYSWLVILKIKDVRMAKKLISAGAISILYISFFLSNFYLININYGYTMGILALVSIFMYDSFAYFAGLSFGKHKISPNFSPKKSWEGLIGGALGTYLFIIVYEFIRGFLGYENIIGPKKAILFALMVASFDTVGDLTESIFKRHYHVKDSGSILPGHGGILDRIDGILIVTPAWYFLLRIFWI; encoded by the coding sequence ATGAATTTGGGAATAAATAATAAAAATCTCTTTTTTAGAGTGTTAAGTGGTGTAGTTTTAGTTCCTGTAGTCGTGTTTTCTTTTATATTGTATCCCACTCTTATAGGTTTGGTAACAACTATAGTTATGCTTGCTTCTTGGGAATTCATAGAAATATCTTCTTTAGAGCTAAAAAACAAGAAAATATTCAAAATGATGCTCACTGTTGTTGTGGGTGCTTCTGCATTGTTATATGGTTTTGCCATAGAAGCAGAGTATCAGGGGATATTGCCTTTTGAGGCAGAAATAGTCTTTTACCTTGCTTTCTTCTTTTATTCGTGGCTTGTAATCCTAAAGATAAAAGACGTTCGAATGGCGAAAAAGCTAATAAGCGCTGGAGCTATAAGTATACTTTATATTTCTTTTTTCTTATCAAATTTCTATTTGATAAACATAAATTATGGATATACCATGGGTATTTTAGCTCTTGTTTCTATATTCATGTACGATTCATTTGCCTATTTTGCGGGTCTTAGCTTTGGAAAGCACAAGATTTCTCCAAACTTCTCACCAAAAAAGAGCTGGGAAGGGTTGATAGGAGGAGCATTAGGAACTTATTTATTCATTATAGTATACGAGTTTATTAGAGGTTTTCTGGGTTATGAAAATATTATAGGACCAAAAAAAGCGATACTCTTTGCTTTAATGGTTGCGTCTTTTGACACTGTGGGGGATTTAACTGAATCTATCTTCAAGCGTCATTATCATGTGAAAGATTCTGGCTCTATTCTTCCCGGGCACGGAGGAATTTTGGACAGAATAGACGGGATTTTAATAGTTACCCCGGCATGGTATTTTCTGCTTAGAATTTTCTGGATTTAG